TTCATTGGCCAAAATGACTCTTTGACAAAGTTACGCTGTAACTGCCTGACTTGTTATGATAAAATACAGTTAGGAATATGAAGGCCTTCATAGATTACCAAGAAAAAGATATTGCACATAACTAAAAGATCAAATAATTGTTTTGAATGATATGATCACTGTTCATGTTTGCACAGCTGCTGAATCCGACCTGTAACCCAAagtaaaaaataatgataataaaaatataataatatatggGACAAAAAATGTGGTAGcgtttcttttcattgtttcttttttcaccatTTGTCTGTTTAATCCGCTCGATATCACGGTTGGGTAATATTTGTGACGGACCAGCACTGACCAACAATCTGGAACATGACCCTTGATCCGTGATACCCTCAAAAAATCATCACGCCCTGTAATATGAGGATCAAGGGCTTTCTTTTTACGAAGATCACGGAAACGTCACCGATACTCATAAAGTGCTGTTCTGTACAAAGAATATGTGGATTTTGTGGCCTCAATGTGGTATACAGTTGGACATAGACTTGCTTATTTCGTCGTAGATTGCGGTGAATTAAATCAAATTGCAGGATTTAATGAGGTATGAAGACAGCAATATGAACAGATGGGAGTAAAGACAACAGCgcgtttttaaaaaatgatttttatttatttatttttatcatggCATTGCGGACGGGACATAACTTTGTTGTAGATTTGCTTAACAGAAATGTTCACTTACTCCGCTCATATACCCCCCTCATCTACCTCTAAATAATACCGTAGTCCTCCACTCTCCAGCTGTCACTGTGAGAATGATACATTTAGCATGGGCATCTTGAAATTAAGATTACATTTGATCAACTTTATGAAACAGGCCTACGTAACTATCAGTGCCTCTTCTTCAATCGCAGTAAGATACAATTCCATTCACATGAATGAAACATCTAGTTATTTTAGTAGAATCATAAAATTCTATTATTCATtttgggttttggttttgtgaaaACCTGTGATACAGTTCAAAGAGGTCTTATAATTTTTCCTCACCATtgcaaatttatatttattcatttatctgaaGGTTTTATTTAGAGAGGTTTACCTACACCTTCAAAGCAACCTTGTGTTTAGGGATGTTACACAGGTAGACTGACTCAGCAAACAACCATCGTATACAGGAGTCACAACGGTTTCCGTTAGAGGGCTGGTCCTCTCTTCATCACTGAGCGAATACCCtgcatgctgtgtgttgtaCGTTTAGTCTTATTGCAGACTTCAACAACCGCCGAAACACACAGGTGGCAGCAAAGTGCATACGAGGTTTCAGTTCGGTCGCCAAAAACTAAATCTGGCAACCCCTGCTCTGACGTTTTGCCGTATCGTAACCAGGAAGTCTTTCAAGGAAGTGTTTGGAAAGTGTGTGTCAGCGTTACAGACAGCTGGAAACCCACAGTCAAAAACTGGCAGATTGTAACCGGACTCTTGAATCCATGGAGTTATTCTTGCTGGGAAACGGTTTGCTTCGAATTGGTATCCGAGGGCGAAACGGCAAAATGAGGGGTCCAACTCATTCATTTGCATGAACGTTTGCACGGAACGTCGTCGCTTCACTATCCGTCTTATCGATATCGAAATTACTAATACGAGAGATCAAGCAAAACCCAGGACTACTCTCCTTTATTTTAATTGTCTAATCTTTGGACCTGCAGATTATTCCGGTCACTAGCGTTTCTTCAGTATTCTCTTGTATGTCTCTCTTGTATGAACCGTCAAGATAGACCGCGCGCCCACTGAATCCACCATGTTTCACAAGACTTCATTCACAACCATAATTGTGGGAGTCTTTATCGTATATGTTTTGCACACTTGTTGGGTGATGTATGGCATAGTTTACACAAAACCATGTGAAAATCCGAAAAGCGACAACTGCATCAACCCGTATCTTGCAGGGAAGCCACGACTCCAGGTGCGTGTTCACAGACTTCCTGCAGCTGGAGCCGAACTGCAGAGATGGCGATAATTTTGCGCCTAGTATTTGACTGAGTACCTGTcattttgtaaactgtaatgCATTCTGTGTCGTCTTTTCCCCCTCATAGCTCAGCGTCTTCACATCGGTGCGTCCCAATGCGGACAGCGGTCACAACCTCATTCTAACAGAAGAGGATTTTGATGTAAACACTAAATTTGAAAGGTAACGTTTCCTCCCTCTcctatgactttttttttccttttttctttttttaaaatgaaatacagcaGTGCCACACTCACTGAACACATCCAAGATTGTCTGACTATGAGATATCAGCTGAAAGcgtaaaaaagacaaaatgatacTCATGCCATCTGTTTGGACATTGTAAAAGCAatgatagatacacacacagacagacaggcacagctTGCTGTAGTATACATTTTATGATTTGTCTCTCAGAATCTAACAgtgtcatgctctctctctgtctctctctctctctctctctgtctctctctctctctctctctgtctctctctgtctgtctctctctctctctctctctctctctagactgGTGAATGTGACATTGCCAAAGAAGACGAGGAGGAACGGGACACTCTATGCTGTGGTGTTCGTGCATCACGTGGGCGTGTCACCCTGGAATGACCCCAGGCAGGTTCACCTGGTGACGCAGCTCACGACCTACATGTTGCCCAAGCCGGCCGAGATCAGCCTGATCACGGGCGAAGAGGAACCGCAGGTCAGAtaccatcctcctcctcctcttcctcttcctcctcacaaGAGTAACAGAATTGACACTCAGGACATGAGCATCTTGGATGTCGATTAGAGCTGTGAAtttgaaggaagaaaaaaaattagatttaTACCACACCAAATTATGGTTATAGTATACATTATGGTTATactatttcttttgtttaaataGTTAGTGTTTTAATTTTCAATATAAACAATTTCATGCAAAATGACTATACAACTGACATATTACTGGGgtcatttttgttctcttctttctctctctccctctttctctctctctctccctctttcttcctctctctcttgctccctcttgctctctctctctctctctttccccctctttctcccccccccccccccccctctctctctctctctctctctctctctctcatacagaagCAGGAGCGGCAGGGTTCTGGTGCTGGCCGTGCTGACTCAGCAGTGGACCGGCCCGTGTCTCACTGGCGTTCCCGCCTCACTTTGAATGTGGTCTCTGAGAACTTTCTGTTTGACAGGGAAGCACTACCCGGGGATGTTCATAGATACATGAGAATGTAAGTGTGGTGAAGCAGAATCTTTGTTCCAAGGTCACCACCCCAACCGTGACAGTCTCTTCCACTTTTTGCTTAGCATGTagaaaacagctgagaaaaGTCTAGTGGAATTCATAAATGTTTCACAACATGATGCAACGTGTAGTGACCTAATTCACTGCGAATCAGCTGACAAACGTccaataaatattttatgtgtcAGAATGGCTGTCCACATACTCTTACATGGTtcctttaccttgtgtccttttaTCCTTGCGTCCTTTTAAGAGAGCGAGGTAACACAAGGAAAGGGAGCAGAGGAGGTGATTGGGGACGGAGCCAAATAATTCAAATTCCTCAGATATTTATTTGACCCACGTCTGGATCTCTGAAGCTCACTCGTCTcctcctaatttttttttttttttttttttttgacagatttcAGAGCGGGAAGAAGATGGTGTATCTGCCGATTCTGTTTGTTGATGAGCTGAGTAACAGAGTGAAGGATTTAATGGTACGTGGCGTCTGTTGATAGCGATCTGCGTCTGTTTAAAAACGGAACGCTAGCACTTTTGAACAAACGAGTTTTCACGCACACACCCTCGTTTAGTCCCGTAAAATACGCTTGACATCATTTAATCTGTACAGGGTTTATCAGAGCTGCTCTGTCTTTCATGATATCGCTTTCTTAGTTTCTGAGGTGAAgatctgagtgtttgtgtgacgtgtgtTTTAGGAGATTAACAGCAGCATGACAGAGGTGCCTCTCACGGTGTCATACGACACCATATCTCTGGGCAGACTACGGTTCTGGATCCACATGCAGGACGCCGTCTACTCACTGCAGCAGTTCGGTAAATAACATTCAAacgagtgtttttttttttctttctttctttttttttttaaatctcagagTGATTCATAAAGGGGGGAGGtgttagtgatttttttttttactggttttaGCAGTGTCGTAAATGGATCTTCAGGGCCAGGTTTGATGAACCCTGGCATAAGATGTCACATAAGCCCATGTAATTAACgtatgaaatgaaattgatttgttgttttttttttgttgttgttttttcaggaTTCACTGAAAAAGATGCCGATGAGATTAAGGGCATTTTTGTGGACACCAATTTATACTTCCTCGCCCTGACATTTTTCGTAGCTGCTttccatgtgagtgtgtgtgtgaagcgtgtgagtgaagcgtgtgtgtgaagcgtgtgtgtgtgtgaagcgtgtgtgtgtgtgaagcgtgagtgtgtgtgaagcgtgagtgtgtgtgaagtgttttctgttttaaaggcaTCTCTTCTCATTAATGAAAAAGTAGtttacttttgtgtgtttgaatatgttgGAAAACACGTCTGAGAGTCAGTTTCCGCTGCTTGACTTTTTCCAGCTCCTCTTTGACTTTCTCGCCTTCAAAAACGACATCAGTttttggaagaagaaaaaaagtatggTGGGAATGTCCAGCAAAGCAGGTAATCTGTCTGTTCAATACCGTAACCAACGTGAACAATTTATAGATTAATTTAGATTAAGAGAttgacaaaaaaatatttagggCATACAGAAAAGAGGTGTTGTGCAATATTCTAATatctttttcaaaatgtctaaaatgtttttgagacagacagacttgcATGAGTAAATGTGAGATAAACTCACTATGATGAATAGGCATTACAGACTGTAGTGGtcttaagacaaaaaaaaaaaaaaggcagcataAGAATTCACAGCTCTTGATTGCATTTTGTATTATGGTGTATGTGTCCAGATGTGTGCTGTAACTTGTTATGAATTtgacgtgtgtttttttttttttttgggttgaaGTCCTCTGGAGATGTTTCAGTACCATTGTGATATTCCTCTATCTGCTGGATGAACAGACCAGTTTGCTCGTCCTCATCCCTGCAGGAATAGGATCCGTCATAGAGGTACGGACACACTGTTCCCATCCAAAACGCTCTGATATCAGACTAATGTCTTAACACAAAGCAGAAACACGGCCGTCAGATATCCAACAGAGACGCTTCATCTGTTATTTTACATCTGAACTGAAAACATAAGTAATTACATCACTCTTTCCATAAATTGCACATTTCAGAGATGACATTGGTTCAGTAAGATCTTCAAGAATTGGCATAAGTCCACCCCCCCCGCGCTAAAGCCAACTCTTGTGTCCAGTGTAAACGACCAGTTTGACATAACACAAAGAGAATTAGACCAGTGtatggcatgtgtgtttgcatatctGAGTGGAGGATAAAAATATCTTTAATGATCATTTTTTCCAGTGACTTAGGGAAaattaatgataatgaaaacaatgatggaagtgcacacacacacacacacacacacacaccaacacaccaacatacacaccaacacaccaacgTACACACCAATACTAAAGGCCTTTTTCAGCACGTAAAACATCGAGAATTCTGTTTTAAAGCCGTTAGTAAGACTATTGTGTTGTAATTATTGTGTTAGTGTAAACGGGCAATGCTGTAACAGTGGtgatgtgttactgtgtgtaatattgaTCTACAGCTATTACAGTTAGAAATTTTTGGGTTTACTTGAATTTGACTGTACGTCTGTTACCATTCACGTAGGTGTGGAAGGTGAAGAAAGCCTTCAAGATACACATTGTGTGGAAAAGTGTCACACCAACATTCTTGGTAGGTTTTCTGGAATATTCCAACTAATAGTTGTTTAATCACAGAAAGATCTCCACAGAAAGCTCCACGATCAAAGCTGATTGTAGACATATAAAAGTTGAAGTCAAAACTTGACTTTCTGAAGATTGGTAGATGTAACATTTTGAATTAAAtgaatgcttttgttttgccaTTAAAACATATTCGTTGTTTATATCAAATCATTTTCTCCTGCAGTTTGGCAAATCTGATGAATCTGAGAGAAGAACTGAAGAATATGATTCTTTAGTAAGTTcatccttttattttatttcatttatttatttattttctcttatttttttttcttttgaactcaCTTAACATTGACCTCCTGTTTTCCTCCTGATTTtatgtggtgttgttgttgggcttTTTTTCAGGCAATGAAATATCTTTCCTACTTACTGTACCCTCTCTGCATCGGGGGAGCGGGTTATTCCCTAGTTTTTGTGAAATACAAAAGGTACTATATCATTTTACTGTCATAGCACTAACCACATAAACATGTTCCACTTGCTTAAGATGAAATAGTCAttgtttttaatcctttttttttttttttcaacagttgGTATTCTTGGCTCATCAACAGTCTAGTTAACGGTAAGTCTTGAATTTAAAACATATAATTAACAACGTGCTAAAAGTTATTTTTATATAAGCCGTTATGAAAgatgctgtgttttgtgaatgtgctgatgtttctctgttgtgttgAAACAGGAGTTTATGCCTTTGGGTTCCTCTTCATGCTACCTCAGCTGTTTGTCAACTACAAGGTCAGCGCTTAAttcttccagaactttctgcacagagacatgtacatacTGGCATGTTCATTCAACTTTGTAGCTAATTTATTCCTTTGACataatctgtttttctcccctcacCACAGTTAAAATCAGTGGCCCACCTACCTTGGAAGGCGTTCATGTATAAAGTGAGTGCTGGTTTTCCAGACTTTTAATCGGATGAAAGTTTGGTAGGCTTCTTATACTACGCACAGTTACTGAAATAAAGCAAGCTATCAGTCTACAGTGGTTTCTATTCTTTTGCATTGCATTCCTGTTTCATTAGCCAGATGATTTGTGGACATCATAAaactaacaaaaacacagatatgcAGTGGTTATACTTTgagacatacatatatgtaaacaGTTGATTGTGTGAggggtgtggatgtgtgtcgCATCCCCCGTGTGTACCTCTGACCTGCAGTGGGCTGATTTGGCGTTGTCTGCCTTGCTCCTCAGGCGTTTAACACCTTCATCGACGACGTCTTCGCTTTCATCATCACCATGCCAACCTCTCATCGGCTGGCCTGCTTCAGGGACGACGTGGTCTTCCTCATTTACCTCTATCAGAGATGGTGAGAAACGAGGAAATCatgcagcaaacacacatacacttgggctggctatctgtctgtctgtctgtctgtctttctatcgATCTGTCtgtcaatctatctatctgtctgtgtatcagcctgtctgtctgtctgtgcattggTGTAGCTGCTgatctgtttgatttgtttaaagTGAGTTTAAAACAGTGCCATCCCTTGGTTATCAGGTATTTATAACGTCCATATTCCATAGACAGACAGTTTAAACATTCTCTTACTGTCTTGTTGTGCAGGCTGTACCCTGTGGACTGGAGCAGGGTGAATGAGTACGGTGTGTCTTACGAGGACAAGCCCAAAGGAAAGAGCCACAAGGATTAGACTCCTCACCATTAAATCAGATCTACCGTTTTCACGCATCCTCTTTTATGTCCGAGATCTGAGCCAGGcaagtgtgagggagagaaatacatgatctttttttcccctgcttgTTTAAGAAGTGTCGCTGATTCCTGGCTCTCTTTGGATGCTCCTGATTCCCAGCATAAATTCCATATCTGACTGTGTGATCCAATTCACAAATCCACCCAAACAAACTGGCCTTCCGTGCTTCATAAGGCCGATGCTGGCAATGGGGAATTTTTGGTTATCTGGCAACAGTGACTGTAGTAACCGGCTCTAGCCAGCAGGTGGGGGTATCCGTGGATATCAGTGGAAACGTCTATTACTTCGTGCATTCGGCCAAGGCATAGTAAATCTATAAGCTCTGGGTGAATATATAAAGATGTATTTGATtgtatgttttgattttcaaacaattttaagTATCTTAATAGTATTTTGAAATGAAGGCCTCGATACGGTGCCaaatggatggagggagggagtttTGAAAATTTacttttgtaaatgaatgacGTATGTTGTGCTTTGGATTCGAAATTGCTACGCTCAGCCTCTCAACGGTTAATTGCTATTTGCTTGAACTGGATACTTTGGATATCACTTGACTATGATATTTGTACTTGTTGAAGAAACGGTTATGTTTGttagtgtatgtttgtgctttAAAGTGTTCTGAGGGACCCAACCATACTGACGGATTAATATCAGACTTTTCGTCTGCAGTCCAGGCAAATGAATTGTTTCCTCTTGGCTTTTTGTATTACATTTACTTTGTCTCCTGGTCGGACCatcaaataaaaatgcacaTCTGCTCTTGGTAAACCTGTCTCTAGTTTTATTGACTTCAGAAAGACTTCAGCGTCACTTTGGCAGGCATACTGTTGTTGCTCTTTGTGAACTATCTACGTGAAACCGATACGATATTTTCGTAAAATACTTTTTTGCTTCCACAATAGTACAGTTTTGTTATATACACTAGATTTTAGAAATGTATATTTGATCAAAATTCATCGCATTATTAAAAATCCGAAACGATGCCGAAAATATACTTATTTTACTATGTGAAATACGAACTCTGACTTTTTTCACACGGCTTATTGTGTGAAACTTTGGTATTTGACATCACTGAATGGTTACTACATTCTGTTGCATTCAGCGGGCGGTAGAACTTGTATTTGTTCCACCCCGGGAAGTGACGCACTGGGGTATATATATCAAAGTTCCGCCTTTTTTCCATCCCTTTCCGCTTTATCCGTGGAGGAACGTGAACGTGCCTAAGGTGCTCGGTTCTTCTTGTGAAGCTAAGGCCTTTTAATCCGGCGACTAGCACTGTTAAAATTAGGCATCCAAGCCAGAAACTCTAATATATCGGAAGAATAATGGCCTCTGTATCCGAACTCGCCTGTATTTACTCCGCCCTGATCCTCCACGACGATGAGGTTACTGTCACTGTAAGTGATCCCGCTTCTCTCGCCTTTGCTATAGGTCTGGCCGCGTAAATCACATAAATCGCCTGTCTTTTAAGCCAGCATGTATTATACTGTAGCGTCACTGCTTTTCTAGATGTGTGAGTTTTCATAATGTATACAAGAAATGCGTACGAGTTGTGCCGGTATCAAACAGCTTGTACGCTAATGGATCGGACCTTCCGCTGACAGCCGGGAAAGTCTGAATTGCTGTAACTGTAGTTTCAGGGACCTTTGATACACGTGGATGCTTTGAGCAATCAGTAGTAGGTGTAACGTCATTATTTTAAACGCGAAGGCTACTTAGCTAGAGCTAGGCATGCGAGTGTTCTGTTTTACGGTGGCCAGCAATGTAGCATCCTGCTATCTACAAAAGATTCATCAAACTGACGTCAATGAGTTACCGTGCTTTGTAATATCCGCAGGAGGACAAGCTGAACGCTCTGATCAAGGCTGCCGGAGTTACCATTGAGCCTTTCTGGCCCGGTCTGTTCGCCAAGGTAAGTTCAAAGAACATCAGGGTACCAcaacgcgtgtgtgtttgtggagccCAGCTGACTT
This sequence is a window from Chanos chanos chromosome 12, fChaCha1.1, whole genome shotgun sequence. Protein-coding genes within it:
- the clptm1l gene encoding lipid scramblase CLPTM1L; this encodes MFHKTSFTTIIVGVFIVYVLHTCWVMYGIVYTKPCENPKSDNCINPYLAGKPRLQLSVFTSVRPNADSGHNLILTEEDFDVNTKFERLVNVTLPKKTRRNGTLYAVVFVHHVGVSPWNDPRQVHLVTQLTTYMLPKPAEISLITGEEEPQKQERQGSGAGRADSAVDRPVSHWRSRLTLNVVSENFLFDREALPGDVHRYMRIFQSGKKMVYLPILFVDELSNRVKDLMEINSSMTEVPLTVSYDTISLGRLRFWIHMQDAVYSLQQFGFTEKDADEIKGIFVDTNLYFLALTFFVAAFHLLFDFLAFKNDISFWKKKKSMVGMSSKAVLWRCFSTIVIFLYLLDEQTSLLVLIPAGIGSVIEVWKVKKAFKIHIVWKSVTPTFLFGKSDESERRTEEYDSLAMKYLSYLLYPLCIGGAGYSLVFVKYKSWYSWLINSLVNGVYAFGFLFMLPQLFVNYKLKSVAHLPWKAFMYKAFNTFIDDVFAFIITMPTSHRLACFRDDVVFLIYLYQRWLYPVDWSRVNEYGVSYEDKPKGKSHKD